A portion of the Catalinimonas alkaloidigena genome contains these proteins:
- a CDS encoding type IX secretion system membrane protein PorP/SprF, translating to MKKTFTLLLLVLLTGKVLAQQDEHFSHYMFNSFVLNPGYAGLAGAGEFVLVSRAQWLGYGGIGEGAPSTTAASFNMPILSLNSGAGAHFIHDRLGATVINRFYASYAYHFVIGKGKLGFGGRAGVYNMGVDGTLYVPPTPGEDPAIPSGSESQYRPDFDLGAWYATEKYYVGATVAHLMRSQFNLNTELAVNPLEHHAYLTGGYVFKPTYALTVTPSAIFKYEFARGEYQFEVSTLANYNEKFWGGLSYREGDAITALVGISALKENQLRFSYAFDYTITGQDGKKPTSHEVMLSYRLPRPEAGRKPIVRTPRFRH from the coding sequence ATGAAAAAGACATTTACCCTACTGTTATTGGTTCTTCTCACTGGCAAAGTGCTGGCCCAGCAAGACGAACACTTTAGCCATTACATGTTTAATTCGTTTGTGCTCAATCCGGGGTATGCGGGTTTGGCAGGAGCAGGTGAATTTGTACTGGTGAGCAGGGCGCAGTGGCTAGGATACGGAGGCATTGGAGAAGGCGCGCCCAGCACAACTGCGGCTTCTTTCAACATGCCCATTCTGTCGCTTAATAGCGGAGCAGGTGCGCACTTTATCCACGACCGCCTAGGGGCTACCGTCATCAACCGTTTTTACGCCAGTTACGCCTACCACTTTGTAATCGGGAAAGGAAAACTCGGCTTCGGTGGCCGGGCAGGTGTCTACAACATGGGAGTGGATGGCACCCTTTACGTTCCACCTACTCCAGGGGAAGATCCTGCCATTCCTTCCGGGTCAGAATCGCAGTACCGTCCTGACTTCGATCTGGGTGCCTGGTACGCCACTGAAAAGTATTATGTAGGGGCTACGGTTGCCCACCTGATGCGTTCGCAATTCAACCTGAATACCGAACTGGCCGTCAACCCCCTCGAGCACCACGCTTACCTAACGGGTGGTTACGTATTCAAGCCTACTTATGCCTTAACAGTTACTCCTTCCGCCATTTTCAAGTACGAGTTTGCCAGAGGAGAGTACCAGTTTGAGGTGAGTACATTAGCGAATTACAATGAGAAGTTCTGGGGTGGCTTATCGTACCGCGAGGGCGATGCCATTACCGCGCTCGTAGGAATCAGTGCGCTGAAAGAGAACCAACTCCGTTTCAGCTACGCATTCGATTACACCATCACAGGGCAAGATGGGAAGAAACCCACGTCACACGAAGTGATGCTTTCTTACCGTTTACCACGTCCCGAAGCTGGCAGGAAACCTATTGTCCGTACACCACGTTTCCGCCACTAA
- the hemW gene encoding radical SAM family heme chaperone HemW, with the protein MAGIYLHIPFCRQACHYCDFHFSTNPAQKSAVVQALQHELTLQVPYLENHAVQTIYFGGGTPSLLEEAELQALLETIHRLYNVGPRPEITLEANPDDLTTDKLAILRRCGINRLSIGIQSFHEPHLRFLHRAHNASQATTCVQQAQEYGFENLTIDLIYGIPADTHAIWQQDLAQALQLQVPHISAYCLTIEPQTVFGHWQRKGKLTPVSDEFAAEQFEQLVATLTQQGYEHYEISNFAQPGRYSRHNRNYWCGEPYLGVGPSAHSYDGRNRQFNVAHNAKYVQALAKHEIPFTMDELSPENAANEYLMTSLRTQWGCDLEHLQEKYGFALTAEQQQYIAHATQRGLMQQQGATLLLTEKGKLLADELAADLFYVES; encoded by the coding sequence GTGGCTGGTATTTACCTGCATATTCCCTTCTGCCGACAGGCTTGCCATTACTGCGACTTCCATTTTAGCACCAATCCGGCGCAGAAAAGCGCTGTGGTTCAGGCTCTACAACACGAACTGACGCTCCAGGTTCCGTACCTGGAAAACCACGCCGTGCAGACCATTTACTTCGGGGGCGGTACGCCTTCGCTGCTGGAAGAAGCAGAGTTACAAGCTCTCCTGGAAACCATTCATCGCCTTTACAACGTAGGGCCGCGGCCCGAAATTACGCTGGAAGCCAATCCCGACGACCTGACGACGGACAAATTAGCGATTTTGCGCCGATGCGGAATCAACCGCCTCAGCATAGGAATTCAATCGTTTCATGAGCCACACCTGCGGTTTCTGCATCGGGCGCATAACGCCTCGCAAGCTACCACCTGTGTGCAGCAGGCGCAGGAATACGGATTTGAAAATCTGACCATCGACCTGATTTACGGCATCCCGGCCGATACGCACGCCATCTGGCAGCAGGATCTGGCCCAGGCGCTACAGTTGCAGGTTCCGCACATCTCCGCCTATTGCCTGACCATCGAGCCGCAGACCGTATTCGGCCATTGGCAACGGAAAGGGAAGCTGACACCCGTCTCCGACGAGTTTGCCGCCGAACAATTTGAGCAGTTGGTGGCCACGCTGACGCAACAGGGATATGAGCATTACGAGATTTCTAATTTTGCCCAACCCGGCCGTTATTCGCGTCACAACCGCAACTATTGGTGCGGGGAGCCTTACCTCGGGGTGGGGCCTAGCGCGCATTCGTACGACGGACGGAACCGACAATTCAACGTGGCCCATAACGCGAAATACGTGCAAGCCCTGGCGAAGCACGAAATTCCTTTTACGATGGACGAACTCTCGCCCGAAAATGCCGCGAACGAATACCTGATGACCAGCCTCCGTACGCAATGGGGGTGCGATCTAGAGCACTTACAGGAAAAGTACGGATTTGCCCTGACGGCAGAGCAACAGCAGTACATTGCTCACGCCACACAACGCGGCCTCATGCAGCAGCAGGGAGCGACGCTTTTGCTGACCGAAAAAGGCAAGCTGCTGGCCGACGAGCTGGCGGCCGATCTCTTTTACGTAGAATCATGA
- a CDS encoding SUMF1/EgtB/PvdO family nonheme iron enzyme: MNKCVSVKVLSATLLVGMATLSGCGLLGGKNRLEGELTGVQDRPTWYQSVPYGMVVCPGGTFHMGQADEDVPVSLINMNKQVTIGSFYMDDTEIRNNEYRQFVQALLEDSVDVLGEENIMRDYYPDTTVWMRDFTHHMGDPMLEYYYQHPAFDDYPVVGVDWKAAKYFCEWRTNYLNTTRAEKGLPPMPKFRLPSEAEWEYAARGGRDMNPYPWGGPYIRNMKGCMLANFKPGRGNYYDDGFSYTAPVGSYFSNDYGLYDMSGNVSEWCEDAFNEAAMPLVWDLNPTYFDESEPRKVVRGGSWKDIAYYLQTGSRTFEYEDSTKSFIGFRCVVTYLGRSAGDEF; encoded by the coding sequence ATGAACAAGTGTGTGTCTGTTAAGGTGCTCTCCGCAACATTGCTGGTGGGTATGGCTACCCTCTCAGGCTGCGGCCTGCTGGGAGGCAAAAACCGGCTGGAAGGTGAGTTAACCGGCGTGCAGGACCGGCCCACATGGTATCAGTCTGTGCCCTACGGGATGGTTGTATGCCCTGGTGGTACGTTCCATATGGGTCAGGCTGACGAAGATGTGCCCGTCTCCCTGATCAACATGAACAAGCAGGTGACCATCGGCTCTTTCTACATGGACGATACAGAGATCCGAAATAATGAGTACCGCCAGTTTGTTCAAGCATTGCTTGAGGATTCGGTAGATGTGTTGGGTGAAGAAAATATCATGCGCGATTACTATCCTGACACGACCGTCTGGATGCGCGACTTCACGCACCACATGGGTGACCCGATGCTGGAATATTATTATCAACACCCCGCCTTTGATGACTACCCTGTAGTTGGAGTAGATTGGAAAGCTGCCAAATACTTCTGCGAATGGCGTACGAATTATTTGAATACTACGCGGGCAGAAAAAGGCCTTCCCCCCATGCCTAAATTCCGTTTGCCTTCCGAGGCCGAGTGGGAATATGCAGCCCGGGGTGGACGTGACATGAACCCTTATCCTTGGGGTGGCCCTTACATCCGCAACATGAAAGGCTGTATGCTGGCCAACTTTAAGCCTGGCCGCGGTAACTACTACGACGATGGTTTCTCGTATACCGCTCCAGTCGGCTCTTACTTCTCAAACGACTACGGTCTGTACGACATGTCCGGAAACGTTTCAGAATGGTGCGAAGATGCTTTCAACGAAGCCGCTATGCCTCTGGTGTGGGATCTTAACCCCACTTACTTTGACGAAAGCGAGCCGCGTAAAGTAGTAAGAGGCGGTTCTTGGAAGGACATTGCTTATTATCTGCAAACAGGTTCACGCACGTTCGAGTACGAGGACTCTACCAAATCTTTCATCGGCTTCCGCTGTGTAGTGACCTACCTAGGTCGTTCAGCTGGCGACGAATTTTAA
- the gldL gene encoding gliding motility protein GldL yields the protein MSTKKVVKPKGKGAPKASFRDVFYEKYAPIATGLGAAVVIVGALFKIQHWPGGSPILTAGLATEACLFVMFAFAPQHKDPDWTRVYPQLGDDYEGAIGETEQPGKGLTKKLDTMLADARVDDQLIQSLGNSFRGLSENVSKLSHIGDAAVATNEYAQNAKVAAKSLQEMNKSYGATVDAMSSMATASDDAKKYHTQVQTVTKNLGALNAVYEMELQDTNNHLKALNKFYGNISAAMENVNEATKDTQQFKAEMSKLTNNLSSLNNVYGNMLTAMKG from the coding sequence ATGAGTACCAAAAAAGTTGTAAAACCGAAAGGCAAAGGCGCTCCTAAAGCTAGCTTCCGCGATGTATTTTATGAGAAATACGCTCCTATCGCGACCGGTCTTGGTGCCGCAGTTGTAATTGTCGGTGCACTCTTTAAAATTCAGCACTGGCCAGGGGGTAGCCCCATCCTGACGGCTGGTCTGGCAACAGAAGCCTGCTTGTTTGTCATGTTTGCCTTCGCCCCTCAGCACAAAGATCCCGATTGGACACGCGTTTATCCCCAACTGGGTGATGACTACGAAGGTGCTATCGGCGAAACTGAACAGCCTGGCAAAGGCCTGACTAAAAAGCTGGATACAATGCTTGCCGATGCACGTGTTGACGATCAGCTGATCCAGAGCTTAGGCAATAGCTTCCGCGGTCTGAGCGAGAACGTATCGAAGCTGTCGCACATTGGCGATGCTGCTGTCGCTACCAACGAGTACGCGCAGAATGCCAAAGTAGCCGCTAAGTCGCTGCAGGAAATGAACAAGTCGTACGGAGCAACAGTTGATGCAATGTCTTCAATGGCTACTGCTTCTGACGATGCGAAGAAGTATCACACACAAGTTCAAACCGTTACCAAAAACTTGGGAGCTCTGAACGCTGTGTATGAAATGGAGCTGCAGGATACCAACAATCACCTGAAGGCGCTGAACAAGTTCTACGGCAACATTTCAGCTGCCATGGAAAATGTAAACGAAGCCACGAAGGATACGCAGCAATTCAAAGCTGAGATGTCGAAACTGACGAACAATCTTTCATCGCTTAACAACGTGTACGGCAATATGCTGACCGCAATGAAAGGTTAA
- a CDS encoding MraY family glycosyltransferase — MLDLLLAFVWAFMISVFAIPSIVRVAHQKNLLDEPNFRTVHVSLTPRLGGLAIFAGFTSALTIFGEVTPEIQQVLAGCILLFFVGMKDDIVAISPFKKFFIQILATGVVMFMSNIRLTSFQGFLGIYELDPGLSYGITFLAIIGITNAINLIDGLDGLAGTIVTVIATTFGIYFYRYGAGGDQAYAGVAFCLIGGIIGFLRYNLHKAIIFMGDTGSLLCGFLVAVMAVKFVEMKTVPNAPSLAVAILIIPLFDTLRVFATRILRGASPFSPDKNHIHHILIGAGLSQLVTVGLLALINLAVVAAAIYFAPLRNNLLLLGLLVVCLMASGLLEYLRRRRQRKNQLVRR; from the coding sequence ATGCTCGACCTACTCCTTGCTTTCGTCTGGGCTTTTATGATTTCTGTTTTTGCCATTCCGTCGATCGTACGGGTAGCACATCAGAAAAACCTGCTCGACGAGCCCAACTTCCGGACCGTTCACGTCTCCCTGACCCCACGCCTGGGTGGCTTGGCCATTTTTGCCGGATTTACTTCAGCGCTCACCATTTTCGGAGAGGTAACTCCCGAAATTCAGCAAGTGCTGGCCGGGTGCATTCTCCTCTTCTTTGTGGGCATGAAGGACGATATCGTCGCGATTTCGCCTTTCAAAAAATTTTTCATTCAGATCCTGGCCACCGGAGTCGTTATGTTCATGAGCAACATTCGGCTGACCAGTTTTCAAGGTTTTCTCGGCATCTATGAGCTAGATCCCGGCCTGAGCTACGGCATTACGTTTCTGGCGATCATCGGCATTACCAACGCCATTAACCTGATCGACGGGCTTGACGGCCTGGCCGGCACGATTGTGACCGTCATCGCCACGACGTTTGGTATTTATTTCTACCGGTACGGTGCTGGTGGCGATCAAGCCTACGCCGGGGTAGCGTTCTGCCTGATTGGCGGCATCATCGGCTTCTTACGTTATAATTTGCACAAAGCCATCATTTTCATGGGCGACACGGGCTCCTTGCTGTGTGGCTTTCTGGTCGCTGTGATGGCGGTCAAGTTTGTGGAAATGAAAACCGTACCCAACGCACCTTCGCTGGCTGTGGCGATCCTGATCATTCCGCTGTTTGACACGTTGCGCGTCTTTGCCACCCGGATTTTGCGAGGGGCTTCGCCCTTTTCTCCGGACAAAAATCACATACACCATATTCTGATCGGAGCCGGTCTTTCTCAATTGGTTACGGTTGGCTTACTTGCGTTGATAAACCTCGCCGTTGTGGCCGCTGCTATCTACTTTGCTCCTTTGCGGAACAATCTACTTTTACTGGGTCTGCTGGTGGTATGCCTTATGGCCAGCGGTCTGCTGGAGTATCTGCGGCGGCGGCGGCAACGGAAGAATCAACTGGTGCGTCGATGA
- a CDS encoding outer membrane protein assembly factor, producing the protein MCRRIFTAKQQKRAFSFHLRGVKFVVAGWLGLLLAKPVVAQTKVYLAPRVDAQEAAATLRPYRFRTEHPDSAAAAKTAEDLLRQLQRDGFLAASIDSLQLASDTLVPYFHVGAHYRWAWLRPGNVPEVWLTKAGFRERFYQQMPFRGPQLARLEEALLRLAESNGYPFATLRLDSLQLQEDQLHATLHYEPGPIITFDSARVQGDVKIKSKFMARYLRIQPGDLYDQRRVETARRLLQQLPYLRELRAPTVTFSAGEARPYFFVEPRRVNQIDGIVGFLPNQRSGKLLINGQFTLELYNLFNAGKELKAHWQSTKPQSQLLDLAYVHPVLFGSLLELGANFYLLKEDSTFLNQQTQLALGYPLRQAGKLSFYTLRQRSRNNQAVATSTDPSLIPEVASFDLNSYGLAYERRSLDDLLYPHRGWLLTTQTAVGNKRIRPTATTEAWFDSIDPQSFQLQVRLRAERYSSLKSRLVLLTRVQGGALFNKNLFLNDLYRLGGLATLRGFNENFFYASRYAVGTAEVRFFTDDSSYLLVFFDQGWGQFRSPGSATPFFDFPLGAGAGLSFRTAAGIFNFVYSMGYSRAQAQAFAPSQSKIHFGLLSRF; encoded by the coding sequence GTGTGTCGTCGAATTTTCACCGCAAAACAACAAAAGCGAGCGTTTTCATTCCATCTGCGTGGAGTAAAGTTTGTCGTTGCCGGTTGGCTCGGCCTTTTGCTGGCGAAGCCGGTCGTTGCACAAACGAAAGTTTACCTCGCCCCGCGGGTTGATGCTCAGGAGGCGGCAGCGACGCTCCGCCCCTATCGTTTTCGCACCGAACATCCAGATTCGGCGGCGGCGGCTAAAACGGCAGAAGACCTATTGCGTCAACTTCAACGCGATGGTTTTCTGGCCGCTTCCATCGATTCGTTGCAACTGGCGAGTGATACGCTCGTGCCCTATTTTCATGTGGGTGCACACTACCGGTGGGCGTGGTTACGGCCGGGCAATGTGCCGGAAGTGTGGCTCACCAAAGCGGGATTTCGGGAGCGTTTTTACCAGCAGATGCCGTTTCGTGGTCCACAATTGGCGCGCCTGGAGGAGGCCCTTCTGAGGCTGGCCGAAAGCAACGGGTATCCGTTTGCTACCTTACGACTCGATTCGTTGCAACTCCAAGAGGATCAGTTGCATGCCACGCTGCACTACGAACCCGGTCCCATCATCACGTTCGATTCGGCACGTGTGCAGGGCGACGTTAAGATCAAGTCGAAATTCATGGCGCGTTACCTGCGCATCCAGCCCGGCGATCTGTACGACCAGCGGCGCGTTGAGACGGCACGTCGCCTGCTACAGCAGTTGCCTTACCTGCGCGAGTTACGTGCGCCGACCGTAACGTTTTCGGCTGGGGAAGCGCGGCCTTATTTTTTCGTGGAGCCCCGGCGCGTCAACCAGATTGACGGCATTGTGGGATTTCTGCCTAACCAGCGGAGCGGAAAACTGCTTATCAACGGACAGTTTACACTCGAACTTTATAACTTATTTAATGCGGGCAAAGAACTAAAGGCGCACTGGCAAAGCACCAAGCCGCAGTCGCAGCTGCTTGATCTGGCCTACGTCCATCCGGTGTTGTTCGGCTCTCTGCTAGAATTGGGGGCTAACTTTTACCTGCTCAAAGAAGACTCGACGTTCCTGAACCAACAGACTCAACTGGCACTGGGCTACCCGCTACGACAGGCCGGAAAGCTTTCGTTTTACACCCTACGCCAACGCTCGCGCAACAATCAGGCGGTGGCAACCAGCACCGACCCGTCGTTGATTCCGGAAGTAGCCAGTTTCGATCTTAATTCATACGGCTTGGCGTACGAACGCCGGTCGCTCGACGATCTGCTGTACCCGCACCGGGGCTGGCTGCTGACCACCCAGACGGCGGTAGGCAACAAGCGCATTCGACCGACGGCGACTACCGAAGCTTGGTTCGACAGCATCGACCCGCAAAGTTTCCAACTCCAGGTGCGACTGCGCGCGGAGCGCTATTCGTCGCTCAAATCCCGGCTGGTGCTGCTGACCCGCGTGCAAGGCGGTGCATTGTTCAACAAAAATCTGTTTCTGAACGACCTGTACCGGCTCGGCGGACTCGCCACGTTGCGCGGATTTAACGAAAACTTTTTTTACGCTTCGCGCTACGCCGTTGGTACGGCAGAAGTGCGCTTTTTTACGGACGACAGCTCTTATCTGCTGGTATTTTTCGACCAGGGCTGGGGACAGTTTCGCTCACCGGGTTCTGCCACGCCCTTTTTCGATTTTCCGTTAGGGGCTGGTGCAGGGCTGAGTTTCCGAACCGCCGCCGGAATCTTTAACTTTGTATATTCGATGGGATATTCTCGCGCACAGGCTCAGGCATTTGCGCCGTCTCAGTCCAAAATTCACTTTGGCTTGCTGAGTCGGTTTTAA
- a CDS encoding uroporphyrinogen-III synthase, which translates to MNNTVTRDAKDRHTQVKSILVSQPEPSDENSPYYALARKYGIQVDFRPFIQVESVSLKEFRKQKVNILDHTAVIFTSRNAIDNYFRICQESKIEVPADMKYFCISDQTAFYLQKYIVVRKRKIFTGSKTATDLIEVLKKHKNEKFLFPCSNIRKNDIPDYLAKNNYKFTEAVLYKTVASDLSDLADVNYDIIAFFSPSGINSLFVNFPDFKQNATRIAAFGPTTAKAVHDANLILDIEAPLPNAPSMTGALEDYIKKVNGNK; encoded by the coding sequence ATGAATAATACTGTTACCAGGGATGCAAAGGATCGGCATACCCAAGTAAAGAGTATCCTGGTTTCTCAACCTGAACCCTCTGACGAAAACTCTCCTTACTATGCATTGGCACGCAAATACGGCATCCAAGTCGATTTCAGGCCATTTATTCAGGTAGAGTCGGTCTCTCTTAAAGAGTTCCGAAAGCAGAAGGTCAACATCCTGGACCACACGGCGGTTATTTTTACAAGCCGCAATGCAATCGACAATTACTTCCGAATCTGCCAAGAGAGCAAGATCGAAGTTCCTGCTGATATGAAATACTTCTGTATTTCGGATCAAACGGCTTTTTATCTGCAGAAGTATATCGTTGTCCGGAAACGGAAAATTTTCACAGGAAGCAAGACAGCCACGGATCTGATCGAGGTGCTCAAGAAGCATAAGAACGAAAAGTTTCTTTTTCCTTGCTCGAACATTCGGAAAAATGACATTCCGGATTACCTCGCGAAAAACAACTACAAGTTCACGGAAGCGGTTCTGTACAAGACAGTTGCCAGCGATTTGTCTGACTTAGCGGATGTCAATTACGACATCATCGCCTTCTTCAGTCCATCGGGCATCAACTCGCTTTTCGTCAATTTTCCCGACTTCAAACAAAATGCAACGCGTATTGCCGCTTTCGGCCCCACAACCGCCAAGGCAGTGCACGATGCGAATTTGATTTTGGACATTGAGGCCCCTCTGCCGAATGCACCGTCGATGACGGGCGCGCTAGAAGATTATATCAAGAAGGTTAACGGAAACAAATAG
- a CDS encoding cyclase family protein: MIQTTDFTFAGKSYRANLARPLVISIPLTPNYENPNCYYADPPAAEVIRLGSFVGSVAEGGPVNYQKLFVTPHGNGTHTECYGHISPDPEAVLNQCLNRYIFMAQVVSVAPDTVGEDHVVRLSSFQEKVMHPRPEALVLRTLPNDAAKLSRHYSGTNPPYLEAAIGQFLTDEGMEHLLVDLPSVDREVDGGKLVTHRAFWRYPEQIRRHATITELVYVDPTIPDGLYLLQLQVLNLAMDASPSHPVLYPVTSLDG; the protein is encoded by the coding sequence ATGATTCAGACGACTGACTTCACGTTTGCCGGGAAGAGTTACCGTGCCAACCTCGCGCGACCGCTCGTCATTTCCATTCCCCTGACGCCGAATTACGAAAATCCCAACTGCTACTACGCCGATCCGCCTGCGGCCGAAGTGATTCGCCTGGGCAGCTTTGTGGGCAGTGTAGCAGAGGGCGGGCCGGTAAACTATCAGAAACTGTTCGTGACTCCGCACGGCAATGGCACCCACACCGAGTGTTACGGACACATTTCACCCGATCCGGAGGCCGTTCTTAACCAATGCCTGAACCGCTACATATTTATGGCGCAGGTGGTCAGCGTTGCTCCCGACACGGTTGGGGAGGATCACGTCGTACGGCTATCGTCCTTTCAGGAAAAAGTGATGCACCCTCGTCCCGAAGCGCTTGTGCTGCGCACGTTACCGAACGATGCTGCCAAACTGAGTCGGCACTATTCCGGGACAAATCCACCGTATCTGGAGGCTGCCATCGGGCAGTTTCTGACTGACGAGGGAATGGAACATTTGCTGGTAGACCTGCCTTCGGTTGATCGGGAAGTAGACGGCGGGAAACTAGTGACCCACCGGGCGTTCTGGCGCTATCCGGAGCAGATCCGTCGCCATGCCACCATTACCGAATTGGTGTACGTCGATCCTACCATTCCCGACGGGCTTTACCTGTTGCAGTTGCAAGTCCTGAATCTGGCGATGGATGCCAGCCCAAGCCACCCGGTGCTCTATCCAGTAACCTCGCTCGACGGGTAA
- a CDS encoding DUF4271 domain-containing protein, producing the protein MKKYVVWSGWKLVGLSCIILGMWSGQGLAQTPAVVVQELEDRWLYFDEEYEAYVPWLGAAEQPTHTLSLELKADSLQPYQLRFVTTPELCLFVNQQLYKCYDRTDTLTVPLANLAKQFATSQLFLTFYHPQRVAGAIKAPQLILPKQAVAPPALETSEGPVLSFARRPVDRSFQDTLMLSLLVLCSLYVVAKNSAPRTFGAFLNFRKLFTASVYDYTPSSQRTWSGVIPLLILINSVAIGFILLSLQRFIPFQLADIPFFEGDYTLTGRFVRLSLIALFYYVFIYLTIHLLGWLFSIRQAADVHFYEFTRFTTLMCLLMILLILGDMQAHFLGQKFFVIGLAATALGFTLLRIIKMVVVLNKSLPYKKVYIFSYLCATEFIPFFVVIKYLQVYTK; encoded by the coding sequence ATGAAGAAATACGTTGTATGGTCTGGGTGGAAGCTCGTAGGGCTGAGTTGCATCATTTTGGGAATGTGGTCGGGGCAAGGCCTTGCTCAGACACCCGCCGTAGTAGTCCAGGAGCTGGAGGATCGGTGGCTCTACTTTGATGAAGAATACGAAGCCTATGTTCCCTGGCTGGGCGCAGCAGAACAACCCACCCATACGTTGAGTCTTGAGCTAAAAGCCGACAGCCTGCAGCCTTATCAGTTGCGGTTTGTGACCACGCCTGAGTTGTGTCTGTTTGTCAACCAGCAACTTTACAAATGCTATGACCGAACCGATACGCTGACGGTTCCGCTGGCCAACCTGGCAAAACAATTTGCTACCTCGCAACTCTTCCTCACGTTCTACCATCCGCAACGCGTCGCGGGTGCCATCAAAGCTCCCCAATTGATTTTGCCGAAGCAAGCGGTAGCACCACCCGCCCTCGAAACCTCCGAGGGACCTGTACTTTCCTTTGCCCGGCGCCCGGTCGATCGTTCTTTTCAGGATACCCTGATGCTCAGCCTGCTTGTGCTGTGCAGCCTGTACGTAGTCGCGAAGAACTCGGCCCCCCGGACTTTCGGAGCGTTTTTAAACTTCCGCAAACTCTTTACGGCTTCGGTCTATGATTACACGCCCAGCAGTCAGCGCACCTGGAGCGGGGTCATCCCGCTGCTGATTTTGATCAACAGCGTGGCTATTGGGTTTATTCTGCTTTCGCTGCAACGCTTTATTCCGTTTCAGTTGGCAGATATCCCGTTTTTCGAAGGAGATTACACCCTGACCGGGCGCTTCGTGCGCTTATCGCTCATCGCCCTTTTCTACTACGTGTTCATCTACCTTACCATCCACCTTCTGGGATGGCTTTTCAGCATACGGCAAGCGGCCGACGTGCATTTTTATGAGTTCACCCGCTTTACGACACTGATGTGCTTGCTGATGATCCTCCTGATTTTAGGGGACATGCAGGCGCATTTTCTGGGTCAAAAGTTTTTTGTGATCGGACTGGCGGCCACGGCGTTAGGCTTTACGCTATTGCGGATCATAAAAATGGTCGTCGTTTTAAATAAGTCGCTGCCCTACAAAAAGGTATATATATTTTCGTACCTTTGCGCCACGGAATTCATCCCTTTTTTCGTTGTAATCAAATACTTGCAAGTTTACACCAAGTGA